From Natrinema amylolyticum, the proteins below share one genomic window:
- a CDS encoding GNAT family N-acetyltransferase: MSSDSDADPTIEIRRATHDDYEAVADFTGDIWPERGGDYIPRIYHDWLEDEPGQGTKTFLAEIDGEAAGIVQGVLLSPDEAWFQGMRVAADYRRQGVSHRLNEATFEWAREQGATVGRVMVFSWNAASLGAARASGFEPLTEFRFAHPDPDPDAEGPHAVSSDPAAAWRYWTHSDARSHLAGLGLAPEESWAVRELTRDDVERLAYETAVFAVENDDGLAGTAYRSRTYDREVEDDDPDDSSADQTTTETWAEYGVGAWADADAARSLFAAIARDAADCGADETRVLIPETPRHVSDAPYAGAGISDEPDFVLGIDLSGY, encoded by the coding sequence ATGTCATCCGATTCAGACGCCGATCCCACCATCGAGATCCGCCGCGCCACCCACGACGATTACGAGGCCGTCGCCGACTTCACCGGCGACATCTGGCCCGAGCGCGGTGGCGACTACATCCCGCGGATCTACCACGACTGGCTCGAGGACGAGCCGGGGCAGGGCACGAAGACTTTCCTCGCCGAGATCGACGGCGAGGCCGCGGGGATCGTCCAGGGCGTCCTGCTCTCGCCCGACGAGGCCTGGTTTCAGGGGATGCGCGTCGCGGCCGACTACCGCCGGCAGGGCGTGAGCCACCGGCTGAACGAGGCGACCTTCGAGTGGGCTCGCGAGCAGGGAGCGACCGTCGGCCGCGTGATGGTCTTCTCGTGGAACGCGGCCTCGCTCGGTGCGGCGCGGGCGAGCGGCTTCGAGCCGCTCACCGAGTTCCGATTCGCGCATCCCGACCCCGATCCGGACGCCGAGGGTCCCCACGCGGTCTCGAGCGATCCCGCGGCCGCGTGGCGCTACTGGACGCACAGCGACGCTCGCAGTCACCTCGCCGGACTCGGGCTCGCACCCGAAGAGTCGTGGGCCGTCCGGGAACTCACGCGCGACGACGTCGAACGCCTCGCCTACGAGACGGCCGTCTTCGCGGTCGAGAACGACGACGGACTCGCGGGAACGGCCTACCGATCGCGGACGTACGACCGCGAGGTCGAGGACGACGACCCGGACGACTCGAGCGCCGACCAGACGACGACCGAGACGTGGGCCGAATACGGCGTCGGCGCGTGGGCGGATGCCGACGCCGCCCGGTCGCTGTTCGCCGCGATCGCTCGCGACGCGGCCGACTGCGGTGCCGACGAGACGCGCGTCCTGATTCCCGAAACCCCCCGCCACGTCAGCGACGCGCCCTACGCGGGGGCCGGTATCTCGGACGAGCCGGACTTCGTGCTGGGAATCGACCTCTCGGGCTACTGA
- a CDS encoding M48 family metallopeptidase, whose amino-acid sequence MRLRTMLSLGARAIGASVIGLGTLVGLGLALAATVGVIVAVFAIMAIDQVTEPGLGTITVAFAVGTILSFVVWMAGVRKAIRTSRRQLLRNTDPIDLAENGRVGAATRRIAATFGLPMPKLRHHPATTPIACTLSYGGEPIVVVSDGLLETLSDAELEAVIAHELAHLSNGDQRLMTWMLVPLVASEEFYEMFREEDEFDPRDLPWLAVGRLLVGSSALGVGLFSRGREFAADRAAVAATGDPGALASALERLDGATPERPPADLRKHARSVDAMSVLPALDPERDGGGGLFATHPATERRLERLRRLASE is encoded by the coding sequence GTGCGACTACGAACGATGCTCAGCCTCGGAGCGCGCGCGATCGGGGCGAGCGTGATCGGTCTCGGGACGCTCGTCGGACTCGGACTGGCGCTCGCGGCGACCGTCGGCGTCATCGTCGCCGTCTTTGCGATCATGGCGATCGATCAAGTGACCGAGCCCGGACTCGGAACGATCACCGTCGCGTTCGCGGTTGGGACGATCCTCTCGTTCGTCGTGTGGATGGCCGGCGTTCGCAAAGCGATCCGCACCAGTCGACGGCAACTCCTCCGGAACACGGACCCGATCGATCTGGCAGAGAACGGGCGCGTCGGCGCGGCGACCCGCAGAATCGCGGCCACGTTCGGGCTGCCGATGCCGAAACTGCGACACCACCCCGCGACGACGCCGATCGCGTGTACGCTGTCGTACGGCGGCGAGCCGATCGTCGTCGTTTCCGACGGCCTCCTCGAGACCCTCTCCGACGCGGAACTCGAGGCCGTCATCGCGCACGAACTCGCCCACCTCTCGAACGGCGACCAGCGGTTGATGACGTGGATGCTCGTCCCGCTGGTCGCGTCAGAGGAGTTCTACGAGATGTTTCGCGAGGAAGACGAGTTCGACCCGCGCGACCTCCCCTGGCTCGCCGTCGGCCGGCTTCTGGTCGGCAGTTCGGCCCTCGGCGTCGGGCTGTTCTCCCGCGGGCGGGAGTTCGCCGCCGACCGGGCGGCCGTCGCCGCGACCGGCGACCCCGGCGCGCTCGCGTCGGCGCTCGAGCGCCTCGACGGGGCGACACCGGAGCGACCGCCCGCGGACCTCCGGAAGCACGCCCGCTCCGTCGACGCGATGTCGGTGCTCCCGGCGCTGGACCCGGAGCGCGACGGCGGTGGCGGCCTCTTCGCGACCCACCCCGCCACGGAGCGCCGCCTCGAGCGGTTGCGGCGGCTGGCGTCGGAGTAG
- a CDS encoding ubiquitin-like small modifier protein 1 yields the protein MPTEWKLFADLAERAGDKHVTVDAAAGDTVGDAFEALLDEAPELEDRVLEDGELRSQINVLRNGTNVLVEEEGMETELEDGDELALFPPVSGG from the coding sequence ATGCCCACGGAGTGGAAACTGTTCGCCGACCTCGCCGAGCGCGCGGGCGACAAACACGTGACCGTCGACGCCGCAGCCGGCGACACCGTCGGGGACGCCTTCGAGGCGCTGCTCGACGAGGCGCCCGAACTCGAGGACCGCGTGCTCGAGGACGGCGAGTTGCGATCGCAGATCAACGTGCTTCGGAACGGAACGAACGTCCTGGTCGAAGAGGAAGGGATGGAGACGGAGCTCGAGGACGGCGACGAGTTGGCGCTGTTCCCGCCCGTCAGCGGTGGGTAA
- a CDS encoding TrkA C-terminal domain-containing protein, with amino-acid sequence MIDPVVAQLVPTETLFEAVARILGFAALAAGAGASVAFLYRWYSADEIPEGVAVLVGVAIVAIWLNTQSTLSQAIIGNTGLTEPTTAVFTIAAFVASAIAADAGRRLGDYLALDVFMVATPRTITEVTQLVRSAGRVVSVELPDEIGDIDGYDAVDESVKTELAGQTFLFPRRLTVEELRERLIARLERDFGIGHVDVDLTAGGTVEYLAVGSRPAGIGPTLAPGTVAVALTGDPAADASPGDAVRIWARDDEGGIARRVAGGELRATADDTTTVALDADDARDLEPGRGYRLVTLPGSPDAERDLVSLLRAADETVTTVSVASDDPLVDVPIDSLPVLVLALERETDEADDGDERLPLPAGDVRLAAGDVAYVLGRPEALRRVTERTLVQAAERSEESDRNPDVDADADREPGRERERTQER; translated from the coding sequence GTGATCGATCCCGTCGTCGCCCAGCTCGTCCCCACCGAAACGCTCTTCGAAGCCGTCGCCCGGATCCTCGGCTTCGCAGCGCTCGCGGCCGGCGCGGGAGCAAGCGTGGCGTTTCTCTACCGCTGGTACAGCGCCGACGAAATCCCGGAGGGCGTCGCGGTCCTCGTCGGCGTCGCCATCGTCGCGATCTGGTTGAACACCCAGAGCACACTGTCACAGGCGATCATCGGTAACACCGGGCTGACCGAGCCGACCACTGCCGTCTTCACCATTGCCGCGTTCGTCGCCAGTGCGATCGCCGCCGACGCGGGGCGACGGCTCGGGGATTACCTCGCGCTGGACGTGTTCATGGTCGCGACCCCGCGGACGATCACCGAGGTCACGCAGCTCGTTCGCTCGGCCGGCCGCGTCGTCAGCGTCGAACTGCCCGACGAGATCGGCGACATCGACGGCTACGACGCCGTCGACGAGTCGGTCAAGACCGAACTCGCGGGCCAGACGTTCCTCTTCCCGCGTCGGCTCACCGTCGAGGAGCTGCGCGAGCGGCTGATCGCTCGCCTCGAGCGCGACTTCGGAATCGGACACGTCGACGTCGACCTCACCGCAGGCGGGACGGTGGAGTACCTCGCCGTCGGGAGTCGACCGGCGGGGATCGGGCCGACGCTCGCGCCGGGGACCGTCGCTGTCGCCCTGACCGGCGACCCCGCGGCCGACGCCAGTCCGGGCGACGCGGTCCGAATCTGGGCGCGCGACGACGAGGGGGGTATCGCTCGACGGGTCGCCGGCGGCGAACTGCGGGCGACCGCCGACGACACTACGACCGTCGCCCTTGACGCCGACGACGCCCGCGACCTCGAGCCCGGGCGCGGCTATCGGCTCGTGACGTTGCCGGGCAGCCCGGACGCCGAGCGAGACCTCGTCTCCCTGCTCCGAGCGGCCGACGAGACGGTCACGACCGTCTCGGTCGCGTCGGACGACCCGCTCGTCGACGTGCCGATCGATTCGCTGCCGGTCTTAGTGCTCGCGCTCGAGCGCGAGACTGACGAGGCCGACGACGGCGACGAGCGGCTGCCGCTGCCGGCCGGCGACGTGCGACTCGCCGCCGGGGACGTCGCCTACGTGCTCGGTCGCCCGGAGGCGCTTCGCCGAGTGACTGAGCGGACGCTGGTCCAAGCGGCGGAGCGAAGCGAGGAATCGGACCGGAATCCGGACGTGGACGCGGACGCCGATCGAGAACCGGGGCGGGAGCGGGAACGGACACAGGAGCGGTAG